A single window of Maylandia zebra isolate NMK-2024a linkage group LG2, Mzebra_GT3a, whole genome shotgun sequence DNA harbors:
- the LOC143420423 gene encoding uncharacterized protein LOC143420423 isoform X1, whose amino-acid sequence MVHQRCVVKGADWWAGYGRRCERRTVQDQHGARSQRSQEADKPHRGKGEKKHTCDECGKGFTLRAKLKQHQVIHTGERPFSCDLCGKSFSLKGSLKKHQLIHSGVKAYSCDQCGRAFTHSSSLQKHLVTHSGIKAYSCDICGKTFSQRRSRNTHLRIHTRHDVYCCEQCGKQFTTDAQLQQHMFTHTEERPYECDLCEKTFKTPQHLRRHQQIHTRKRLYKCSYCEKQSDTDGSSSQPCHHCGGGKDFHCDLCGKTFSRQKTLKVHQRRHTGDKLKYCKECGRSFTTPSELKRHELIHSGVKKHLCDQCGSSFTTAGQLKSHKRVHTGEKPHKCRHCDRSFSQSDNRNIHERGHMEGNYSCDQCDKSFRNLRSYSAHKRSHVTNKLFHCYQCAQTFTSLSALCKHQRDHSGLKSLPSLDHSESEDTERSSGFCVRLKKLEIRLHRVQIESFKLVLN is encoded by the exons gaccaacatggagccagaagtcagcgctctcaggaggccgacaaacctcacagaggaaagggagagaaaaaacacacctgtgacgagtgtgggaagggttttactctgagggctaaactaaaacagcatcaggtcatccacactggagagagaccgttcagctgtgacttgtgtggaaagtctttttccttgaagggttccctaaaaaaacaccaactcatccacagtggagttaaagcgtacagctgtgatcagtgtggcagagcttttactcacagtagcagcttacagaagcatctagttacccactctggaattaaggcatacagctgtgacatctgtggaaaaactttcagccagagaaggagccgaaatacacacctacgcattcacactagacatgatgtgtactgctgtgaacagtgtggcaaacagtttacaacagacgcacagttacaacaacacatgtttacccacactgaggagagaccttatgaatgtgacctgtgtgagaagacttttaaaactccacagcacctgagacgacaccaacagatccacaccagaaagagactctacaagtgcagttactgtgag aagcagagcgacacagatggatccagttctcaaccctgtcatcactgtggtggtgggaaagactttcattgtgacctctgtggaaaaactttcagtcggcaaaagaccctaaaagtacatcaacgtagacacactggagacaaactgaaatactgcaaagaatgtgggagaagcttcaccacaccaagtgagttaaaacgacatgaactgattcacagtggggttaaaaagcacctctgtgatcagtgtgggtcatcattcaccactgcaggtcagcttaaatcacacaaacgagtccacacaggagagaaaccacacaagtgcagacactgtgacagaagcttctcacagtcagataatcgtaacattcatgaacgtggacacatggaaggaaactacagctgtgaccagtgtgacaagagcttcaggaatctcagatcatactctgcacacaaacgatcccacgttactaataaactgtttcactgttaccaatgtgcccaaacattcacctcattgtctgctctgtgcaaacatcagcgcgatcactcagggctgaaatcactcccatcactggatcacagtgaatctgaagacacagaaagatcctctggtttctgtgtcagactcaaaaagcttgagatcaggctccacagagttcagatagaatcatttaaacttgtgttgaactga
- the LOC143420423 gene encoding uncharacterized protein LOC143420423 isoform X2, with amino-acid sequence MSSTQKDQHGARSQRSQEADKPHRGKGEKKHTCDECGKGFTLRAKLKQHQVIHTGERPFSCDLCGKSFSLKGSLKKHQLIHSGVKAYSCDQCGRAFTHSSSLQKHLVTHSGIKAYSCDICGKTFSQRRSRNTHLRIHTRHDVYCCEQCGKQFTTDAQLQQHMFTHTEERPYECDLCEKTFKTPQHLRRHQQIHTRKRLYKCSYCEKQSDTDGSSSQPCHHCGGGKDFHCDLCGKTFSRQKTLKVHQRRHTGDKLKYCKECGRSFTTPSELKRHELIHSGVKKHLCDQCGSSFTTAGQLKSHKRVHTGEKPHKCRHCDRSFSQSDNRNIHERGHMEGNYSCDQCDKSFRNLRSYSAHKRSHVTNKLFHCYQCAQTFTSLSALCKHQRDHSGLKSLPSLDHSESEDTERSSGFCVRLKKLEIRLHRVQIESFKLVLN; translated from the exons gaccaacatggagccagaagtcagcgctctcaggaggccgacaaacctcacagaggaaagggagagaaaaaacacacctgtgacgagtgtgggaagggttttactctgagggctaaactaaaacagcatcaggtcatccacactggagagagaccgttcagctgtgacttgtgtggaaagtctttttccttgaagggttccctaaaaaaacaccaactcatccacagtggagttaaagcgtacagctgtgatcagtgtggcagagcttttactcacagtagcagcttacagaagcatctagttacccactctggaattaaggcatacagctgtgacatctgtggaaaaactttcagccagagaaggagccgaaatacacacctacgcattcacactagacatgatgtgtactgctgtgaacagtgtggcaaacagtttacaacagacgcacagttacaacaacacatgtttacccacactgaggagagaccttatgaatgtgacctgtgtgagaagacttttaaaactccacagcacctgagacgacaccaacagatccacaccagaaagagactctacaagtgcagttactgtgag aagcagagcgacacagatggatccagttctcaaccctgtcatcactgtggtggtgggaaagactttcattgtgacctctgtggaaaaactttcagtcggcaaaagaccctaaaagtacatcaacgtagacacactggagacaaactgaaatactgcaaagaatgtgggagaagcttcaccacaccaagtgagttaaaacgacatgaactgattcacagtggggttaaaaagcacctctgtgatcagtgtgggtcatcattcaccactgcaggtcagcttaaatcacacaaacgagtccacacaggagagaaaccacacaagtgcagacactgtgacagaagcttctcacagtcagataatcgtaacattcatgaacgtggacacatggaaggaaactacagctgtgaccagtgtgacaagagcttcaggaatctcagatcatactctgcacacaaacgatcccacgttactaataaactgtttcactgttaccaatgtgcccaaacattcacctcattgtctgctctgtgcaaacatcagcgcgatcactcagggctgaaatcactcccatcactggatcacagtgaatctgaagacacagaaagatcctctggtttctgtgtcagactcaaaaagcttgagatcaggctccacagagttcagatagaatcatttaaacttgtgttgaactga